A genomic stretch from Bacillus marinisedimentorum includes:
- the purE gene encoding 5-(carboxyamino)imidazole ribonucleotide mutase: protein MAAKVGIIMGSTSDWETMKHACDMLDELKIPYEKKVVSAHRTPDLMFTYAEEARGCGLKVIIAGAGGAAHLPGMVAAKTTLPVIGVPVESRSLKGLDSLLSIVQMPGGVPVATVAIGKAGATNAGLLAAQILSVTDEEVERRLETRRENMKQKVLESSDTL, encoded by the coding sequence ATGGCTGCGAAAGTCGGAATCATAATGGGAAGCACATCCGACTGGGAAACGATGAAGCATGCATGTGATATGTTGGACGAATTGAAAATTCCGTATGAAAAAAAAGTGGTATCCGCTCACCGGACGCCTGACTTGATGTTTACGTATGCGGAAGAGGCGCGGGGCTGCGGACTCAAGGTCATCATTGCCGGCGCGGGCGGGGCTGCCCATCTTCCGGGCATGGTTGCCGCTAAAACGACATTGCCTGTCATCGGCGTGCCGGTCGAGTCCCGATCATTGAAAGGCCTCGATTCCCTGCTGTCAATCGTGCAGATGCCGGGCGGAGTTCCGGTTGCAACCGTCGCGATCGGCAAAGCGGGCGCAACGAATGCAGGATTGCTCGCTGCCCAAATTTTATCGGTTACAGATGAAGAGGTTGAGCGCCGTCTCGAAACAAGGCGCGAGAATATGAAGCAAAAAGTGCTGGAAAGCAGTGATACGTTATGA
- a CDS encoding NETI motif-containing protein, which translates to MKFEVKENETIADCLDRMKQEGYMPVRRMEEPIFKEVTEGNETKVIPCGRKIVFEGKLQ; encoded by the coding sequence ATGAAATTTGAAGTTAAGGAAAACGAGACGATCGCGGACTGCCTCGACCGGATGAAGCAGGAAGGCTACATGCCGGTGCGGCGGATGGAAGAGCCGATTTTTAAAGAAGTAACGGAAGGAAACGAAACAAAAGTCATTCCATGTGGACGAAAAATTGTTTTTGAAGGAAAATTACAGTAA
- a CDS encoding DUF2179 domain-containing protein, whose product MIAIILVVNIVYVSFFTIRMILTLKGQRYLAAFISMFEVVIYVLGLGLVLDNIDQIQNLVAYAVGYGLGVVVGMKIEEKLALGYITVNVISKGYDVDIAKAIRDKGYGVTSWQASGLEGDRLAMQILTPRKYELQLYHSIKEIDPKAFIIAYEPKTIYGGFWVKNVRKGRLKREQ is encoded by the coding sequence ATGATTGCGATCATTCTTGTCGTCAATATTGTATACGTCTCTTTCTTTACGATACGGATGATTTTGACGCTGAAGGGCCAGCGGTATTTGGCCGCGTTCATCAGTATGTTCGAAGTTGTCATTTATGTTCTTGGTCTCGGCCTTGTGCTGGATAACATCGATCAAATCCAGAATTTGGTCGCATACGCGGTCGGTTACGGACTTGGCGTAGTGGTTGGCATGAAGATTGAAGAGAAGCTGGCGCTCGGTTACATTACGGTCAATGTGATCAGTAAAGGCTATGATGTGGATATTGCAAAAGCAATCCGGGATAAAGGATACGGGGTGACGAGCTGGCAGGCGAGCGGCCTTGAAGGGGACCGGCTTGCGATGCAGATTTTGACCCCGCGCAAGTATGAACTCCAGTTGTATCATTCGATCAAGGAAATAGATCCGAAAGCGTTTATCATCGCCTATGAACCGAAAACAATTTACGGCGGGTTCTGGGTGAAAAATGTACGAAAGGGCAGGTTGAAACGTGAGCAGTAA